One window of Erinaceus europaeus chromosome 6, mEriEur2.1, whole genome shotgun sequence genomic DNA carries:
- the LOC103118554 gene encoding large ribosomal subunit protein eL22-like: protein MAPMKKLVANGGKKNKQVLKFTLECTHPVEDGIMDAADFEQFLQERIKVNSKAGNLSGGVVTILKKKSKSKITVTSEVPFSKRYLKYLTKKYLKNNLRDWLRVVANSKESYALCYFQINQDDEEEEDED, encoded by the coding sequence ATGGCACCTATGAAAAAACTTGTGGCAAAtgggggcaaaaaaaataagCAGGTTCTGAAGTTCACCCTTGAATGCACACACCCTGTTGAAGATGGAATCATGGATGCTGCTGATTTTGAGCAGTTTCTTCAGGAGAGAATCAAAGTGAATAGCAAAGCTGGGAATCTCAGTGGTGGGGTTGtaaccattttaaaaaaaaaaagcaagagcaaGATCACTGTGACTTCTGAGGTGCCTTTCTCCAAAAGGTATTTGAAATATCTCACcaaaaaatatttgaagaataATCTACGTGATTGGTTACGCGTAGTCGCTAACAGCAAAGAGAGCTATGCATTGTGTTACTTCCAGATTAACCAAGatgatgaagaggaggaagatgaagatTAG